In the genome of Polaribacter atrinae, one region contains:
- a CDS encoding GIY-YIG nuclease family protein, with the protein MKKGFIYILSNNSLKENLLKIGKTGKETSDRTKQLSSSTSIPENFEIEDEFEFSDINWAERKVHSILSKYRPNKRKEFFNCEISIAKQAIIEIQIEDKKREISTLKNDLKSVKDILSNSEFLEHKWKNFFQNLNWNFKEIDRKKDYLQPNFILETKSWDIGPKGEMEISNTDSKIYVCPELTKNPDKKNLPSEISELIEQPNGNSRLIFVNNQPKEEMTEIIFGWEYIPESEKWEKRKFIETENEFGLFDEDRTWFDFVNGKSVERDGLYPNKSEIMKLWNE; encoded by the coding sequence ATGAAAAAAGGATTTATCTATATATTATCAAATAATTCTCTGAAAGAAAATCTTTTGAAAATTGGAAAAACGGGAAAGGAAACATCAGATAGAACAAAACAATTATCATCATCAACAAGCATTCCTGAAAATTTTGAAATCGAAGATGAATTTGAATTTTCTGATATAAATTGGGCTGAAAGAAAAGTACATTCTATTCTCTCAAAATATCGCCCGAATAAAAGAAAGGAATTTTTTAATTGCGAAATAAGTATTGCAAAACAAGCAATAATTGAAATACAAATAGAAGATAAAAAAAGAGAGATTTCAACTTTAAAAAATGATTTAAAATCAGTTAAAGATATTTTGAGTAATTCAGAATTTTTGGAACATAAATGGAAAAATTTCTTTCAAAATCTAAATTGGAATTTTAAGGAAATTGACAGAAAAAAAGACTATTTACAGCCGAATTTTATTCTTGAAACTAAAAGTTGGGACATTGGACCAAAAGGAGAAATGGAAATTTCTAATACAGACTCTAAAATCTATGTTTGTCCAGAATTAACAAAAAACCCAGATAAAAAAAATCTTCCTTCCGAAATAAGTGAATTAATTGAGCAACCGAATGGAAACTCAAGATTAATATTTGTGAATAATCAACCAAAAGAAGAAATGACAGAAATCATCTTTGGTTGGGAATATATTCCTGAAAGTGAAAAATGGGAAAAAAGGAAATTTATAGAAACAGAAAACGAATTTGGACTTTTTGATGAAGATAGAACTTGGTTTGACTTTGTAAACGGAAAATCTGTTGAAAGAGATGGTTTATATCCAAACAAATCGGAAATAATGAAACTATGGAATGAATAA
- a CDS encoding GNAT family N-acetyltransferase, producing MTIKFRECTKEDFISFKTMMSSLDSSHKKFSSSIKNVIDNERYIELFYKALNSVNFFLTFAEQNNEIIGFSYSKINHIKNSYLFKDCSIGEIQYLYIQKEHRLNQIGRLLLEKTELSLKEQNVSEIRLRVYSSNNESFPEKANYEEDYKVFRKKTIANTVYN from the coding sequence ATGACGATTAAGTTCAGAGAATGCACTAAAGAAGATTTCATCAGTTTCAAAACAATGATGTCTTCTTTAGACTCTTCTCACAAAAAATTCTCTTCATCAATAAAAAATGTAATTGATAATGAAAGATATATTGAGCTGTTCTATAAAGCGTTGAACAGCGTAAATTTTTTTTTAACTTTTGCTGAACAGAACAATGAAATTATCGGTTTTTCTTACTCAAAAATAAATCACATAAAAAACAGTTATTTATTTAAAGATTGTTCTATTGGAGAAATTCAATATTTATATATTCAAAAAGAACATAGACTGAATCAAATTGGAAGACTATTATTAGAGAAAACCGAATTATCTCTAAAAGAACAGAATGTATCCGAAATTAGATTAAGAGTTTATTCATCCAATAATGAATCCTTCCCAGAGAAAGCAAATTACGAAGAAGATTATAAAGTCTTCCGAAAAAAAACTATTGCCAACACCGTGTATAATTAA
- a CDS encoding helix-turn-helix domain-containing protein: MKILPIRNEKDYQNALNRLEEIFDAKKGTEDGDELEILSILIDRYENEQFPIGMPDPIEAIKFRMEQMGMKQKDLAEVVGFKSRVSEILNKKRKLTLDMIRKLNTTLHIPTEVLIQDY, encoded by the coding sequence ATGAAAATATTACCAATTAGAAACGAAAAAGACTATCAAAACGCACTCAACAGACTTGAGGAAATTTTTGATGCAAAAAAAGGAACGGAAGATGGAGACGAATTGGAAATCTTGTCAATTTTGATTGATAGATATGAAAATGAACAATTCCCAATCGGAATGCCTGACCCAATCGAAGCAATTAAATTCCGAATGGAACAAATGGGAATGAAACAAAAGGATTTAGCAGAAGTTGTTGGATTTAAAAGTAGAGTTAGCGAAATTTTAAATAAAAAAAGAAAACTGACTCTAGATATGATTAGAAAACTCAACACTACTCTACATATTCCTACTGAAGTTTTAATTCAAGATTATTAA
- a CDS encoding type II toxin-antitoxin system HigB family toxin, with product MRVIAKRTLRDFWEKHADCEEQLKSWYRETEKSEWKNINELKSEYPSASILKDNRIVYNIKGNNYRLIVKFNFEYGICWIRFIGTHAEYDKIDANNI from the coding sequence GTGAGAGTAATCGCAAAACGAACTTTACGAGATTTTTGGGAAAAACACGCTGATTGTGAAGAACAATTAAAATCGTGGTATAGAGAAACTGAAAAATCCGAATGGAAAAATATTAACGAATTAAAAAGTGAATATCCGAGTGCTAGTATTTTAAAAGACAATCGAATTGTTTACAATATAAAAGGTAATAATTATCGTTTGATTGTAAAATTTAATTTTGAATACGGAATATGCTGGATAAGGTTTATCGGAACTCACGCTGAATATGATAAAATTGACGCAAATAATATCTAA
- a CDS encoding DUF6933 domain-containing protein produces the protein MSKTRIFTTRKLEKITKEFISENEEFNNEYLGDWTSTLFYVSHKKCWLLINKMTKYLLILPNIKKTDLKNISSIFKENLFAQLTFDGIETRYELVEKIIGEIKLQETNNDRSTNGSLNNCLLFLEDWKYEFGDYENMNFRDLNGRLNSSPNKMLNWKYPKEKMNEMINNYEKKSFLEKNRIVL, from the coding sequence ATGAGTAAAACAAGAATATTTACAACTCGAAAGTTAGAAAAAATAACGAAAGAATTTATATCTGAAAATGAGGAATTTAATAATGAATATTTAGGAGATTGGACTTCTACTCTATTTTATGTAAGTCATAAAAAATGTTGGTTATTAATCAATAAAATGACAAAATACCTTTTAATCTTACCGAATATAAAGAAAACTGACTTAAAAAATATATCTTCTATTTTTAAAGAGAATTTATTTGCTCAACTAACTTTTGACGGAATTGAAACAAGATATGAATTGGTGGAGAAAATAATCGGAGAAATTAAATTGCAGGAAACAAATAATGACAGAAGTACTAATGGTTCTTTAAATAACTGTTTGCTTTTTCTTGAGGATTGGAAATATGAATTTGGAGATTATGAAAATATGAACTTTAGAGATTTGAATGGCAGACTAAATAGTTCACCGAACAAAATGTTGAATTGGAAATATCCAAAAGAAAAAATGAATGAAATGATAAATAATTACGAAAAAAAATCATTTTTAGAAAAAAACAGAATTGTACTTTAA